From the Oryzias melastigma strain HK-1 unplaced genomic scaffold, ASM292280v2 sc01329, whole genome shotgun sequence genome, one window contains:
- the LOC112139658 gene encoding mitochondrial import inner membrane translocase subunit Tim8 A, with translation MADFDSLSSSEKAEAAELQRMIAVEQQKAQFQAQVHTFTDVCWDKCVDTPGSKLDHRTETCLVSCVERFIDTTLTITNRFTQMVQKGAH, from the exons ATGGCGGATTTTGACAGCTTGAGCTCGTCGGAGAAGGCGGAGGCGGCGGAGCTGCAACGGATGATCGCAGTGGAGCAGCAGAAAGCGCAGTTTCAGGCGCAG GTCCACACGTTCACTGATGTCTGCTGGGACAAATGTGTGGACACTCCCGGCTCCAAATTGGACCACCGGACGGAGACCTGCCTTGTGAGCTGCGTGGAGAGGTTCATCGACACCACCCTGACCATCACCAACCGCTTCACGCAGATGGTGCAGAAGGGCGCTCACTGA